TCTTTGAGCTGCAATCGCAAAAAAAGACTTAGAACCACCTGGTCCTTTTAATTTTTGCTTAACTTGTCTAGTAGTAATGTTTTCATCTTTATTGCTTAGATAAATGTCATTTGCTTCAGTTAACTTTTTGAGTAAAAAGTTGTTTAACATTTGGTAGTTTGGATGACTCCTTTTTGCTTGACCATTAATTTTATCCCAATCCTTTTCGAAAATATATTGACCAAGCCACTTATAATTAGTCTTATAGTTTGCGCTAATTCTTATGGCCAAAGGAATCGTTCCATCCTTTTTCATCATATTTTTGCGAAGAACAATCTTAATATTAGCCATAACAAACTTTTTTTGAATTATAAAGATACAAAAAACTAGTACAGAATAAGTACAGAATAATTTGATTTTAATTGAATTTAAATGATATTAAAAAATATTAAAAATTCATAAGTAATTGATTTCTAATGGTTTTAAATGGATTTGATTTGGTAAAAGACTAAGCTCATAACCCGAAGGTCACTGGTTCGAGTCCAGTTCCCGCTACTAAGAAAGCCGATTGCTAAGCAATCGGTTTTTTTGTTTCCTAAAATGCGTAGCATTTATTCTTAAGAATTTTAGGAAACAAAAAAACGTAATCGCGTGAAACGCGATGGCTTTTTTAGTAAAGCCACCCCAAGGCCCTTTCCGCAGTGCAACGAAGGAAAGAATCCAGTTCCCACTACTAAGAAAGCAGATTGCTATGCAATCGGCTTTTTTGTTTTAAAATATGCGTAGCATTTATGCTTAAGCATGTGATAAAACAAAAAAACGTAATCGCGTGAAACGCGATGGGCTTTTTTAGTAAAGCCCCCTACCTTGGATCAACGAGCAATAGCGAGTTAACCCAGTTCCCCCTACCCCTGGTTAAACGAGCGACAGCGAGTTAATCCAGTTCTCCTCAAAACTATTGAAACAAAAAAACGTAATCGCGTGAAACGCGATGGGCTTTTTTAGTAAAGCCATCCTACTCTGGATCAAGGAGCGACATACCGTTAACCCAGTTTCCGACACTAAAATAGACAAGCGTATATAGCAATGTGAGGCATTTTTTATGTTTTGGGCAGTACATGTCAAGATTGGGTGATGTAATACTGCTACTTTTATTTGATGAAAATAATAATGTATCATTGCGTTTATGCTCTTTTTAAAATAAGCTAAGCCTTATAAACCTTTGCTTTAACATAAATAATAGCTAATTTGCCCAAAGAAATAAAAAATCAAAATACATGTGGTGGCATTATTTATTAGTTTTCTTGGGTGCCTTGTTATTAGACATCACTCCATTACCATTAGCTCCCGCATTTACCATCATGGTTTTTCTTCAAATAGTTTTTAATTTAAATGTGTGGTGGGTCATTATCATTGGTGTAGCAGGATCTGTTTTAGGAAGGTATATTCTTCTTTTATATACCCCCTTGTTATCTGAAAAATACTTGAAGAAATCAAAAAATGAAGACATCAAGTATCTTGGAAACAAAATGAATGAGAACAAATGGAAAGGCTTTTTAGTAGTGCTTACCTATTCCTTATTGCCGCTTCCCACAACGCCACTCTTTATAGGAGCGGGTATTTCAAAAATAAAACCCATATATATTATCCCTGCATTTCTCATTGGCAAATTCACTAGTGATACTATCGCCATACATTTAGGTAAATATGCTGCCGAAAACGCTAGCAGCATCCTAGAAAATTTAGTGTCATGGCAATCTATTGCAAGCATTTCATTAGGATTGCTCATGATTTTTGGCCTTTTTTTTATCAACTGGCGAAAATTGGTGCAAACAAAGAAATTAGAATTAAATTTTAAAATTTTTAAATAAATTGTTCTCGCTTGCCTCTACTCTGGATCAACGAGCAACAGCAAGTGAATCCAATTAAAACTATTTGGAAACACGATGGCTTTTTTATACCTCGTGTACAACATTTTACTGTTTTGCTAATCAAAATAAAGATTATCCTTATTTGCCATTAAAAGCATTTAATTACTATTATTTGAGTATCGCTTTCATAGATTTTACGCTACAAATCGCAGATAATTAGCTTGTACACCGTTAATCTTCACGAATTAAAGTACTGTTAAATTCAATAAAAACTGTTAAATTTTCGTATTTTGCAATGATGAAAAAGGTATTTCATAAAATAATGTCAATTTCAATGGCTTTCGTAGTTTTATTTTCTACGATGTCATTCACTATTGATATGCATTATTGTGGAGATGCTATAATAGATTACTCTTTCTTTCACAAGGCTGAAAATTGTGGAATGGAAAAAGAGCAAGTTACATCAACTTGTGAAAATCCAGAAATGAAAAAGAAATCTTGTTGTTCCGATCAACAAATTATCATTGAAGGACAAGAAGATTTAAAAAATAACTTCACTACACTCACATTTGAGCAACAAGTTTTTGTTGCATCATTTGTTTATTCGTACATCAACCTTTTTGAAGGAACGGCATCTAAAGATGTTCCTTACAAAGAGTACCCACCACCGTTTGTCAAACGCGATATTCAAGTCTTGCACCAGACCTTCTTAATTTGATGTATTAAACATTCGTGATTCGCCCTTCAATACTTATTGACTTGGGCCAAATTTGTTGTATTTGCTTTTCTGTACTTCAGGATTTCAAATCATTCATAAATGTTTAATTATCATAGCACATGCTTAATAAAGCTATCAAATTTCTTATTGAGAACAAGCTCGTTACAGTTCTAATGTTAACTCTGTTTGTCGGTTGGGGTATTGTAAATGCACCCTTTGGATGGGATACGGGTTTTCTACCCTCAAATCCTGTAGCGGTTGACGCTATTCCAGATATTGGCGAGAACCAACAAATTGTGTTTACCAAATGGCAAGGTCGATCTCCTCAAGATATTGAAGACCAAATTACCTATCCACTAACCACTTCCTTATTAGGTATTCCTGGTGTTAAAACCATTCGTAGTTCCTCTATGTTCGGGTTTTCGAGCATTTATATTATTTTTGAAGAGGAGGTCGAATTCTATTGGTCACGGAGTCGTATTCTTGAAAAACTAAACTCTCTTTCTGCTAATTTGTTACCGCAAGGGGTAAACCCTACATTGGGTCCTGATGCTACGGGATTAGGACAAATATATTGGTACACCTTAGAAGGTCGTGATGAAAAAGGGAATGTTACTGGTGGTTGGGATTTACAAGAATTACGTAGTATTCAAGATTACTATGTGAAATATGCCTTGTCCGGTGCAAGTGGTGTTTCGGAAGTAGCTTCTATTGGTGGTTATGTTCAAGAATATCAGGTGGATGTTGACCCAGAAAAAATGCGTCAGTACAATATCAATCTAGAGCAGGTAGTACAAGCTGTAAAAGAAAGTAATCAGGATATTGGTGCACAGACCTTAGAAATCAATCAAGCTGAATATTTGGTTCGTGGTTTGGGGTATGTGAAATCCATATCAGATTTAGAAAATGCGGTAGTTTCTTCTGAAAATTTTACATCCCTACGGATAAAGGATATAGCGAATGTTACACTTGGGCCAGCAACGAGACGTGGTATTTTAGACAAAGAAGGTGCCGAAGTTGTAGGCGGTGTGGTCGTAGCTCGTTATGGTGCAAACCCTATGGAAGTTATTACTAATGTAAAGGAACAGATTGCAGAACTTTCGTCGGGTTTACCCAGCAAAGTTTTGACAGACGGTCGCACTTCACAAGTAACCATTGTTCCTTTTTATGACCGCACAGAGCTTATACAAGAAACGCTGCATACCCTAAACGAAGCCCTTACCCTTGAAATTCTGATTACCATTTTGGTCATCATCGTTATGGTGTTCAATCTACGAGCATCCATTCTAATTTCCGGATTATTACCTGTTGCCGTGTTAATGGTATTCATCACTATGAAGCTCTTTAATGTCGATGCTAATATTGTGGCACTTTCCGGTATTGCTATAGCCATAGGGACTATGGTCGATGTTGGGGTTATCCTCGCTGAAAATATGATACGGCATATAGAGGATGAAAAGTTACGATTTAAGGCAGATGGAATTGAATACACTACAAACGAAATTGTCTATAATGCTACTGCCGAAGTTTCGGGAGCTATTTTAACCGCCGTTCTAACGACCATCATAAGTTTTATACCTGTATTTACGCTAATTGGCGCCGAAGGAAAATTATTCAGACCCTTGGCATTTACCAAAACCATGGCGCTCACGGCTGCATTAGTCATTGCACTTTTCTTGATACCACCATTTGCTGCTTATTTGTTCAGAAAAACAAATATTCGAGAACGTTCTAAATACCTTCTAAACGGTTTGCTAATCCTACTCGGGATTACGGCGATGGTATATGGCTATTGGTTAGGAATGGTATTAATAGCTTTTGGAACGGTTGCGCTATTAAGTGTAAGAAAAATTATAACGGCAAAAAGAGCGAACCTAATTCATATTATTATTTCGTGTATAGCCATCGTATTTCTGCTTGCCGAATACTGGCGACCGCTTGGTTTTGATCGAAGTATTCTAATGAATCTGATTTTTGTAGCGATTATCTGCTTTGGATTACTGGGTGTGTTTTCAATTTTTCAACGGTATTATGACAACATCCTGCGCTGGGCACTTCAAAACCGATTATTGTTTTTAATTATCCCTACTACGGTTCTGATTTTAGGAGTGGTTATCATGCGCAATACTGGAAAAGAATTTATGCCAGCGCTCAATGAAGGTTCTTTCTTATTAATGCCTACCTCTCTACCGCACTCAGGAGTTGAAGAAAATAAGCGGGTATTACAACAGTTGGATATGGCGGTAGCCACTATTCCCGAAATAGAAACGGTGGTAGGTAAAGCAGGACGCACAGAATCAGCACTAGATCCTGCGCCGCTATCGATGTATGAAAATATGATTCAGTATAAGTCCGAATATATGCGGAACGATGCAGGAGAGCGACAACGCTATCAAATGAACGATGATGGCTTATTTGTACTGAAAAACGGAAAATTCATCATCAACCCCAATAATGAAATTAATGATGATGCAAACTATGATGTTTCACAACTTAAAACTACAGCAACCAATAACCATTTAATTCCTGATACTGATGGCGAATACTACCGCAACTGGCGACCAGAAATAAAAAATCCTGATGATATCTGGAATGAAATTGTGAAGGTCACCAAATTTCCAGGAGTAACTTCCGCGCCCAAACTTCAACCTATAGAAACACGTCTTGTTATGCTACAGACGGGCATGCGAGCACCTATGGGAATTAAGGTAAAAGGGCCCGACTTAAAAACCATAGAAGCCTTTGGTTTGCAATTGGAGGAACTATTAAAAAAATCCAAAGGTGTAAAAGAACAAGCCGTATTTGCCGACCGAATCGTGGGTAAACCTTATTTGTTAATTGATATCAAGCGTGAACAATTAGCCCGATATGGCATATCGATTATGGATGTGCAAGAAGTGCTTCAAGTAGCTGTTGGCGGTATGCAACTTACCCAAACCGTGGAAGGGCGGGAACGGTATGGAGTGCGTGTACGGTATCCTAGAGAATTACGTGCCAATCCAGACGACCTTAAAAATATTTACGTGCCTGTAGAAAAAGGCAGTCCTGTTCCTTTGGGTGAGCTCGTGGATATTCGTTACGAACAAGGACCGCAAGTGATTAAAAGTGAGGACACTTTCCTAGTAGGCTACGTGCTGTTTGATAAGCTAGACGGTTTTGCCGAGGTCGATGTCGTAGAAAGTGCCCAAGCCTTAATCAAACAAAATATAGCAAACGGCGATTTAATAGTGCCTAAAGGAATAAGCTATCGTTTTACAGGTACGTATGAAAATCAATTACGGGCAGAAAAAACACTTTCTGTGGTAATTCCGATGGCACTTGCCATAATATTCTTGATTTTATATTTCCAGTTTAAATCGGTCAGCACTTCGCTTATGGTATTTTCAGGAATTACCATCGCTTTTGCTGGAGGATTTATTATGATTTGGCTGTATGGCCAAGATTGGTTTTTTAATTTTAATCTTCTCGGGGAGAATATGCGAGACCTTTTTAATATGAAAACTATCAATTTAAGTGTAGCGGTTTGGGTCGGTTTCATTGCCCTATTTGGTATTGCTACCGATGATGGCGTGGTGATGGCCACCTATCTCACACAGACTTTTGACAGAGAAAAGCCTACCGATAAAAAGGAAATCCGATTGGCAACCCTTGAAGCCGCTGGTAAGCGAATACGACCTTGCCTAATGACTACCGTTACGACAATTCTCGCATTGCTGCCCATACTTACCTCTACTGGGAAAGGAAGTGATATTATGATTCCGATGGCGATTCCCATTTTTGGAGGGATGATTATAGATGTTACGTCTTACTTCCTATTGCCCGTGCTATATAGTTGGCGGGAAGAGTTTTTGCTTTCGCAAAAGCAAAACAAGAATCAAGAATCAGAAAACAAGACCTTAACTGCATAAATTATGAATAGAATATCAACATATATCGTCCTGTCTCTTGTCTCTTGTTTCTTGAGTCAATTTACAAATGCACAACAATTACAATCCTATATTCAGGAAGCAGAAAAGAATAGCCCAGAGATACAGGCCTATAATCTTCGCCATACTATTGCTGAAGAGAAAGTAAACGAAGCTGATTGGTTGCCTAATACGCTTATGAGTGCTGGCTATTTTGTAAGCGAACCAGAAACGAGAACAGGTGCACAACGTGCGCGCTTTTCGGTATCGCAAATGTTACCTTGGTTTGGTACCATCACAGCTAGAGAAAATTATGCGAGTTCAATAGCCGATGCCGAATATGTAGAAATCGTAATTGCCAAGCGTAAACTAGCGCTTTCCGTCTCTCAATTGTACTACAGCTTATATGCCATTACAGCAAAACAAAAAATACTTGACGAGAATATCGAGTTGTTAAAAACCTATGAAAAATTGGCCCTTACTTCCGTAGAAGTGGGTAAAGCTTCCGCAGTAGATGTGTTGCGATTACAGATTAGACAAAATGAATTGCAGCAACAAAAAGAGGTGCTCGAAGAAACCTATTTAGGAGAGCAAACCGCTTTTAATAAGTTACTGAATCGAGATGGAAATACAAGCGTAACCATACTTGAAGCATTGGTGTTGCCTAGTGAAGATATTTTTTACGATGACAATAACCTATCACTTAATCCAGAGTTGCTTAAATATGACAAACTCTATGAATCCATAGCGCAATCAGAAGAATTGAATCAAGCTGAAAGCAATCCTATGATTGGTTTTGGACTGGATTATTTACCTGTTTCAGACCGTCCTGCTATGAATTTTAGTGATAATGGGAAAGATATTCTAATGCCCATGGTTTCGGTCTCTATCCCCATTTTCAATAAGCAATACGATTCTAGAAGCAAGCAAAACGAACTGAAACAGTTAGAAATTAACGCTCAAAAAAAGAATCGATTGAATGTGTTGGAGTCCTCTTTCGCGAAAGCCTTATCGCAACGCAATCAGGCTAAAATTATATACAATACCCAAGAGAAAAACTTGAAGCAGGCAAATGATGCCGAAGAAATTCTTATTAAGAATTATGAAACTGGAACGATCGATTTTAATGATGTGCTGGACATACAAGAATTGCAGTTGAAGTTTCAAATCAACCAAATATTTGCAATAACCACATACTATTCGCAAAGCGCGATAGTCAATTATTTAATAACTCAATAATCTAAACAACAATGAACAATTTAAAATTAATTTTAGTGCTACTAGCAATGGTGGCAAGTGTAACAGTGATGTCTTGTAAAGATGGAAAAACAGAAACAACTACAGAGACGAAAACCGAAACGACCGAAACACAAGGTGTAGAATATACTTCAGCATACGTCTGTCCTATGCATTGTGAAGGAAGTGGCAGCGACATGGAAGGAAAATGTCCAAGCTGTGGAATGACTTATGTAAAAAATGAAGATCACAAAGCAAACGGACATATGCACGACTAATTTTTTCAGAAGTAAATCAGAATGAGATTAATCACCAAAAGTATGGGGATAGGGCTTTGATGAAGTGGACAATAAGCTTTTTGAATGCTATAATTAGTATAATAATGAGAAATAAAAAATACACATTTTATTATTTGGTAGGAGTGATACTGTTCAGTTTTTGTGCTTTTTCTTGCGTTGATTCTAACGATGTTCAAGTAAGGTATTCAGGGGCATTGCGAACAATGATGTCTGGTAATTTAGAGGCAACTTCTTCTTTAGACTCACTTTCTAAAAAATCGCATTTATATGCTTTGGGTGCGTTTGAAAACTTGAAGGGCGAAATCCAGATTTTTGATGGTAAAGCACTTAACTCAAGCGTACAATCTAACAAACTCTTTTTAGATACCACTTTCAATAAGAAAGCAGCATTACTAGTTTATGCTGAAGTTTTCAATTGGCAAGATGTTAAAATTCCGAATGAAGTTAATTCATTAAACAAATTGGAAGAATTCATTGAAGAACTGGCAAAGCAAATTGGCTTGAATATTGAAGAACCAGTGCCATTTTTAATTGTAGGAAACATCAAATCATTGAACTAGCATATCATTGATTGGAAGGATGGCGACACCGTTCATACACATCAGAAGCATAAAGAATCTGGCCTAAATGGTGTTGAAGAAAGTAAGGAAATAGAAATTATTGGTTTCTTTTCTAAATCGCATAAAGCGGTGTTTACACACCATTCAACATTTCTTCATATGCATTTCAAAACTAAAGATGAAAAATTAGCAGGACACGTTGACGAATTAAAATTGGGAAATAGTATGATACTAAAATTACCTACATCATATTAAGAACAAAAAAAATAAGCAAATGAAACACACCTATCACATACATGGAATGACCTGCAACGGTTGTCGCAATCACGTAGAGCAAACACTTTCTAAAGTAAAAGGCGTGACAACGGCATCGGTGGATTTAGAAAAAGCAGAAGCCACGATTGAAATGACATCACATATTCCTATTGAAATGTTTCAGAAAGCGATGCAGGATGATGGCGGCTCTTACAGTATTCACAAAAAGAAGCCCCACCCAGCCTCCCCGAAGGGGAGGAGCTCTGACGTAAAAAACGATAAGAGTGAGAAAAGCCCCCTTCGGGGGTTGGGGGCTACATTTTACTGCCCGATGCATTGCGAAGGCGACAAAACCTATGATCAACCTGGCGATTGCCCTGTATGCGGTATGGATTTGGTGGAAGAAGTAGATCTATCTGCAACGACTAAAGAACAATGGACGTGTCCAATGCATCCAGAGGTAGTCAAAGACGGGCCTGGAGCTTGCCCTATTTGTGGGATGGATTTAGTGCCAATGGAAGCAGATAGTTCCGCAGAAGAAAAGACGTATAAAAAGCTCTTGAAAAAATTCTGGATAGCTGTCGCTTTTACCTTGCCCATTTTCTTAATTGCCATGAGCGAGATGATTCCTGACAATCCTTTATACGATGTAATAGAACAAAAATCGTGGAACTGGATTCAGTTGGCATTGTCCATTCCCGTAGTGTTTTATGCTACGTGGATGTTTTTTGAACGTGCGTATCGCAGTATCAAAACATGGAATCTTAATATGTTCACGCTTATTGGCATCGGTTCTGGTGTGGCCTGGTTATTTAGCGTATTCGGGATGTTGTTTCCAGACTTTTTTCCTGAGCAGTTTAAAACTGAAAATGGTGCAGTCCACGTGTACTTTGAAGCAGCAACGGTCATACTCACCCTAGTACTAATGGGTCAGGTTTTAGAAGCTAGAGCACATAGTAAAACCAATTCAGCAGTAAAGGAATTATTAAAGCTTGCACCCAATAAAGCGGTACGTTTGGTCGATGGAAAAGAAGAAGAAGTTTCTATCGATACCATTGAAAAAGGAGATGTTCTACGGGTAAAGCCAGGCGATAAAATTCCTGTGGATGGTAGCATTACAGAGGGCAAAACAACGGTAGACGAATCCATGATTTCGGGAGAGCCGATACCTGTCGATAAAGTTGAGCATGACAAAGTTAGTAGCGGCACTATTAATGGGAATCAGTCTTTTTTAATGAAAGCCGAAAAAGTAGGTAGCGATACCTTACTTTCTCAAATCGTCCATATGGTAAACGATGCTAGTCGTAGTCGTGCGCCTATTCAAAAATTGGCAGATACGGTTTCGGGCTACTTTGTACCTGTGGTGGTCATTATTTCATTAATCACTTTTGCGGTTTGGGCACTTTGGGGTCCAGAACCCACTTATGTATATGCACTAGTAAATGCTATTGCGGTGTTAATAATTGCTTGTCCCTGTGCTCTAGGATTGGCTACGCCGATGTCCGTAATGGTAGGTGTTGGTAAGGGAGCGCAAAACGGGGTATTGATTAAAAATGCCGAAGCGTTGGAGAAAATGGACAAGGTAGATACCTTGATTGTGGATAAGACAGGTACTATAACCGAAGGAAAACCAACGGTAGAAAAAATTGGAGTTTTTAGAGAACGCTTTCGTGAAAGCGAGATAACGCACTTTATAACTTCCTTGAACAGTTCTAGCGAGCATCCTCTTGCCGAAGCTACCGTAAAGTATGGTAAGGAACGGAACATTGAAATATCAAAAACCGAAAATTTTAGTGCGGTATCAGGAAAGGGTGTAGAAGGAACTGTCGATGGTAAAAAGTTAGCCTTAGGGAATGCCAAAATGATGGAATTTGCCAAGGCCACCATTTCCTCAGAAATGCAAACCGAGGCTCAATCCTACCAAAAACAAGGAAAAACCGTTTCCTATCTGGCCGCGGATGGCGAAGTGTCAGGCTATGTAGTAATAGGCGATAAAATCAAACAAACAAGTTCCCAAGCAATAAAAGAATTGCAAGATAAAGGCATCGCTGTGATAATGTTAACAGGCGATAATCACGATACTGCCAAAGCCGTAGCGAGCGAACTCAATCTTGCTGATTTTAAAGCAGGTATGTTGCCAGAAGACAAACTCAAAGAAGTAACAAAATTGCAGGAACAAGGAAAAGTAGTTGCAATGGCTGGCGATGGCATCAACGACGCACCTGCACTTGCCAAAAGTGATGTAGGTATCGCCATGGGAACAGGAACTGATGTGGCTATCGAAAGTGCTATGATTACCCTAGTCAAAGGAGATTTACACGGCATTGTAAAAGCAAAAAATTTGAGTCATGCCGTCATGAAGAATATCAAGCAAAATCTATTTTTTGCATTGATTTATAATACGCTCGGAGTTCCTATAGCGGCAGGAGTTTTATTCCCATTTTTTGGAATATTATTATCCCCTATGATTGCGGCTTTGGCCATGAGCTTTAGTTCGGTATCGGTCATAGCAAATGCCTTAAGGCTCAGAACAAAATCAATAAATTGATAACTTTTAAAACGAGTAAAAATGAATTCAGAAAGCAACAAAGACCAGATAAATGGAAAGAACAACTATACAAAATTTGTTGGAATGCTAGTAGCATCGTTCATTGCCATGTATAGTACCATGTACCTGAACACCTACGTCATAGACCATGTTTATTTTAGCTTAACAAGGTTCTATATGAGCTGTTTAGGCATCGCAACAATGGCGATTATAATGTTTGTGGCGATGCGAAATATGTATCAGAATAAAAAGAAAAACATAGCGATAGTCTTTGGGAGTATTGTACTGTTTGTAGGGGCATTGGGACTTGTTCGTGACCAAAAATCTACGGTGGGTGATTTACTATGGATGAAGGCTATGATACCGCACCACTCTATTGCCATTTTAACTAGTGAACGTGCTGATATCAAAGACCCCGAAGTGAAACGACTCGCTGAGGATATCATCGAGGCACAACGCAAGGAAATTGCCGAAATGAAAGAAATGATTGAACGATTGGAAAGCGAATAGAAATTACCTTATGGATAAGTCAATTTTTAAAATAGCCAAAATGGACTGCCCTTCAGAAGAAGCAATGATTCGGATGAAGTTAGATTCTTATGTGCAAATCGAAAAGTTAGATTTTGATATTCCCAATCGAAAACTAACGGTTTTTCACAATGGTAATTTAAACAGTATTCAAGCTGCCATTGCCGAATTGAAGTTTAAAGATGAATTGGTTTCTTCTGAACCCACCAATGAAGTCGTTGTCGATGAGGCGACCAGTCAGCGTAAAATGCTATGGGCTGTTTTACTTATAAACTTTGTCTTTTTTGGGCTTGAAATGACAACAGGAATAATTTCTAGGTCTATGGGGCTTATTGCCGACAGTCTTGATATGCTTGCTGATTCATTTGTTTATGCATTAAGTCTTTTGGCAGTAGGCGGCTCGCCGATACGAAAGAAGAATATCGCAAAGACTGCAGGGTATTTTCAGATGGTACTTGCCATAATTGGATTTATTGAGGTAATTAGGCGGTTTACAAATATATCTGAAATCCCCAATTTCAATACAATGATTATAGTATCGATTCTAGCCCTAATAGCAAATGGGTTGTGTCTGTATCTATTACAAAAATCCAAAAGCAAGGAAGCCCATATGCAAGCAAGTATGATTTTTACATCAAATGATGTAATCATCAATTCAGGTGTAATAGTAGCTGGCGTATTGGTACTTTGGACAAATTCAAGAATACCTGACTTGATTATTGGGGCAATGGTTTTTGTCGTTGTAATTAGAGGTTCAATTAAAATTTTAAAATTAGGAAAATAAAACAATATGAAAAAAAACATTCTATACATTGGTATTGCAGCTCTTATAGGGCTACTAGGTGGTTGGCTAATATTTGGGAATTCAACCAACAATAAGACTGAGACAACCGAAATACACGAACATTCTGACAAAAGCACTGAACAAATGTGGACCTGTTCGATGCATCCACAAATAATGCAGCCAGAGCCTGGCGATTGCCCTATTTGCGGGATGGATTTGATTCCTGCCGAGACTGGTGCTGAAGGCCTTGCCTTCAATGAAATTAAATTGACAGAGAACGCCATGGCGCTTGCAAATATTCAAACGACCATCGTGGGTAGCGCCAAAGCATCTTATGGAGATGGAATGATATCCCTATCTGGAAAAATTACCGAAAATGAAGAAAATAATGCTGTTCAAGCAAGCTATTTTGATGGACGCATCGAAAAACTGAACGTGAATTATGAAGGTCAGAAAGTAAATAAAGGGCAATTGTTAGCCACTATGTACGCACCAAATCTTGTCGCGGCGCAACAGGAATTAATTACAACTGCCTCTTTAAAAGAGTCGCAACCAGCCTTGTACAGAGCCGTTCGTAACAAATTGAAAAACTGGAAACTATCGAACAAGCAAATCGAAGCTATTGAAGCATCAGGAAGTGTGCAAGATAATTTTCCAATCTATGCTACCGTTTCTGGAACTGTAGCTGAAGTTATCGCCAAAGAAGGCGATTACGTAAAGCAAGGTCAGCCTATACTGAGGGTAAGTAATCTGAATTCGGTTTGGGCAGCATTTGATGCCTATGAAAATCAGATTTCAAATGTAAAGGAAGGGCAAAACATCAAAATAGTAACCAATGCTTACCCTAACAAAGAGTTCGATGCTCAGGTTTCATTCATTGATCCTTTAGTAAACAATGCCACAAGAACCGTTACGGTAAGAGCAACACTAAAAAATACAGAAGGCTTATTAAAGCCAGGAATGTTTGTAAATGGAAAACTTAAAGGATTATCCGAATCGAATAGCGAGCTCATTGCTATCCCTGCAACTGCCGTACTATG
The sequence above is drawn from the Cellulophaga sp. Hel_I_12 genome and encodes:
- a CDS encoding efflux RND transporter permease subunit encodes the protein MLNKAIKFLIENKLVTVLMLTLFVGWGIVNAPFGWDTGFLPSNPVAVDAIPDIGENQQIVFTKWQGRSPQDIEDQITYPLTTSLLGIPGVKTIRSSSMFGFSSIYIIFEEEVEFYWSRSRILEKLNSLSANLLPQGVNPTLGPDATGLGQIYWYTLEGRDEKGNVTGGWDLQELRSIQDYYVKYALSGASGVSEVASIGGYVQEYQVDVDPEKMRQYNINLEQVVQAVKESNQDIGAQTLEINQAEYLVRGLGYVKSISDLENAVVSSENFTSLRIKDIANVTLGPATRRGILDKEGAEVVGGVVVARYGANPMEVITNVKEQIAELSSGLPSKVLTDGRTSQVTIVPFYDRTELIQETLHTLNEALTLEILITILVIIVMVFNLRASILISGLLPVAVLMVFITMKLFNVDANIVALSGIAIAIGTMVDVGVILAENMIRHIEDEKLRFKADGIEYTTNEIVYNATAEVSGAILTAVLTTIISFIPVFTLIGAEGKLFRPLAFTKTMALTAALVIALFLIPPFAAYLFRKTNIRERSKYLLNGLLILLGITAMVYGYWLGMVLIAFGTVALLSVRKIITAKRANLIHIIISCIAIVFLLAEYWRPLGFDRSILMNLIFVAIICFGLLGVFSIFQRYYDNILRWALQNRLLFLIIPTTVLILGVVIMRNTGKEFMPALNEGSFLLMPTSLPHSGVEENKRVLQQLDMAVATIPEIETVVGKAGRTESALDPAPLSMYENMIQYKSEYMRNDAGERQRYQMNDDGLFVLKNGKFIINPNNEINDDANYDVSQLKTTATNNHLIPDTDGEYYRNWRPEIKNPDDIWNEIVKVTKFPGVTSAPKLQPIETRLVMLQTGMRAPMGIKVKGPDLKTIEAFGLQLEELLKKSKGVKEQAVFADRIVGKPYLLIDIKREQLARYGISIMDVQEVLQVAVGGMQLTQTVEGRERYGVRVRYPRELRANPDDLKNIYVPVEKGSPVPLGELVDIRYEQGPQVIKSEDTFLVGYVLFDKLDGFAEVDVVESAQALIKQNIANGDLIVPKGISYRFTGTYENQLRAEKTLSVVIPMALAIIFLILYFQFKSVSTSLMVFSGITIAFAGGFIMIWLYGQDWFFNFNLLGENMRDLFNMKTINLSVAVWVGFIALFGIATDDGVVMATYLTQTFDREKPTDKKEIRLATLEAAGKRIRPCLMTTVTTILALLPILTSTGKGSDIMIPMAIPIFGGMIIDVTSYFLLPVLYSWREEFLLSQKQNKNQESENKTLTA
- a CDS encoding TolC family protein — its product is MNRISTYIVLSLVSCFLSQFTNAQQLQSYIQEAEKNSPEIQAYNLRHTIAEEKVNEADWLPNTLMSAGYFVSEPETRTGAQRARFSVSQMLPWFGTITARENYASSIADAEYVEIVIAKRKLALSVSQLYYSLYAITAKQKILDENIELLKTYEKLALTSVEVGKASAVDVLRLQIRQNELQQQKEVLEETYLGEQTAFNKLLNRDGNTSVTILEALVLPSEDIFYDDNNLSLNPELLKYDKLYESIAQSEELNQAESNPMIGFGLDYLPVSDRPAMNFSDNGKDILMPMVSVSIPIFNKQYDSRSKQNELKQLEINAQKKNRLNVLESSFAKALSQRNQAKIIYNTQEKNLKQANDAEEILIKNYETGTIDFNDVLDIQELQLKFQINQIFAITTYYSQSAIVNYLITQ
- a CDS encoding heavy metal-binding domain-containing protein → MNNLKLILVLLAMVASVTVMSCKDGKTETTTETKTETTETQGVEYTSAYVCPMHCEGSGSDMEGKCPSCGMTYVKNEDHKANGHMHD